The window TAGCTGGCCACCATGCGCAGCGGCTCCTGCAGATCATGGGAGGCCACGTAGGCGAACTGCTGCAGCTCCTCGTTGGAGCGCGCCAGCTCCCGGGCGTGCTCCTGGAGGGCCAGCTCGGCGCGACGGCGCTCGAGGCCCTGGGCCACCGCGTCCGCCACCGTGGCCAGCGTGGCCAGCGCTTCCTCCTCGAGCGGGCTCCTGCCGAAGACGGAGAGCACGCCCACCAGCTGCCCGCTCACCAGCAACGGGGTGCCCACGAAGGACACCAGTCCCTGGGCCCGCATCCACTCGCGCGCCCGTGCACCGGGGTGTTGCAGCACGTCGTTGACCAACAGGGGCTGGCGGGTCTGCCCCACCGTTCCGGCGAACCCCTCCCCCAGCTCCAGGCGCGTGGGCTGGATGGAGGAAGGAACGGTAAGGCCCGCAGTGCCCTCCAGGACCAGGGCCCGGAACTCCCGGCTCCACCCCCAGACCTGGACCAGCGCCAGCGCCGGCAGGCTGCGCACCATCGCCCCGGCACAGTCCTGCAGCAACCGGGAAGGGGCCTCCTCGCGCGACAACACCTCGCTCACCTTGATGCGCAGGGACTCCAGCTGGCGGGCACGCTGCTCGCTTTCCAGCCGCCGCGAGGACTCCTCGGCGTGACGCTGGGCGGTGATGTCCGTGGTGGTGCCAATCCACTCGCGCGGGGTGCCATCGGCGTTGAAGAGGGGCACCGCGCGGCACAGGGTGACGGCGTAGCGCCCGTCCGGCAGGCGCACGCGCATCTCCACCTCATAGGGCTGCTTGAGCGCCCGCGCCGCCTCCCACCCACGCCGCACCCGCTCCTGGTCCTCCGGGTGGATGGCGGAGAGCCAACCATGGCCCCGGTAGTCCTCGTAGGACTGCCCGGTGAAGGCACGCCAGGAAGGCGAGTCCTCCTCCACGAGCCCATCGGGCCGGCGGACCCACACGGCCTGGGCGCTGGCGGAGACGAGCGAGCGGAAGCGCTCCTCGGCGCGCAGGGCGTTGCCGTAGAGGCGGGCGTTGTCCACGGCGAGCGCGGCGCGGGAGGCCAGTTGCTCGGCGAAGACCACGTCCGTGGGAGTGAAGCGCCGGCCGGACTCGGCGGTGACGAGCGCGAGGGCGCCGAAGGTGCGTCCCCGGGCCGTGAGGGGCACCGTCAGCGCCGAGCGCAGGCCCAGCTCGCGCGCGATGCGCAGGTGCTCCTTGTCCCGGCAGGAGGCCACCAGCAGCGAATCGGAGATGTCCGGGAGCACGGAGGAGCGGCCGGTGCGGATGACCTCGTGGAGGCCGTGGGGATCCTTGGGGTCGGGCGGATAGCGCTTGCGCAGCTCGTGGGCCCACTTCACCTTCGAGGGGTCCACGTGAGCCACCGCGAGCAGGCGCACGACACCATCCTCGCCCTGGATGTCGATGGAGCACCAGTCGGCCAGCTGGGGCACCGCCAGGCGGGTGAGTGCCGCCAGCGTCGTCTCGTAGTCCAGCGAGGAGGCCAGCAGGGCATCGGCCTGGGTGAGGAACCGCAGCGAGTCCGTGACGCGCTTCTGCTCGTCGATGTCGGTGCAGGTGCCGAACCACTTGACGATGCGGCCATCGGCATCGCGCACGGGTTGGGCGCGGCCGAGAAACCAGCGGTACACGCCGTCGTGACGCCGGCAGCGGTACTCCACCTCGTAGGTGTCCCCGGTGCGCAGCGAGTGCTGCCAGCGCGTCTGTGCCTCCGGCACGTCCTCCGGATGGAAGGGCAGGCGCCAACCGTCTCCCTGGGTCACATCGAAGTTCGAGCCGGTGTAGTCGTACCAGCGCTGATTGAAGTAGTCGTGGAATCCATCCGGTCGCGCCGTCCACACGAGCTGGGGGATGGCCTCGGCGAGTTGCCGGAAGGTGGACTCCCCATCAGGGTGACTCAGGGTCTTGCTCAGCAGCGTGTGCACGTCCGGTACGCGTCGCTCGGAGGGATTCATGAAGGGGGACGGGGGACGTTAACAGCGCCGGAACAGTCCGGAGCCGCCCTGCCCATTCCGCTTCCAACGGCTTTCCACCAGCGGACACTCCCGAGAAGGATGTTGGCCACTCTGAAGACGGAGGATGAAGTCCTCGCCAGGCCGCCTGGTCCGCGGAGGGAGGAACGCGTCGCACCACGAGCCATCACCCCCGCTGCTCGTGACGAACAGAAGGAGCCATGGGAGGTGGCGCGGAGCCGTCGGCGGAAGCAGACATGGAGGGAGAGCGGACGCGAGGAGGACACCATGGCGCGGGCGATGTGGAACGGAGCGGTGCTCGCCGAGAGTGACACGTACGAGCTGGTGGAGGGGAACGTGTACTTTCCGAGGGAGTCGGTGAAGCGGGAGGTGCTGAAGGACAGCGGAACGCACACGACATGTCCGTGGAAGGGAGTGGCGAGCTACTACGACGTGGTCGTGGACGGGAAGTCGAACAAGGACGCGGCCTGGTACTACCCGGAGCCGAAGGAAGCGGCTGACAGCATTCGGGGCCATATCGCGTTCTGGAAGGGAGTGCAGGTGGAGCGCTAGCGAACCAGAGCGAGACCGGTGCACACTGTCCCTCTCCCTTCGGGAGAGGGACGGGGTGAGGGTACCCGTCACCCGAGCTCTCAACGAAGAAGGCCCGTGGATGTCCTGGTTCCTCCCCTGCGCGCTGCTCTCCGCCACACTGTCCCAGACTCCGACACCCGAGGAACCATCGCCCGGGCCCCTACCCGAGGCCACCGCTCCTCGGGAAACGACGGTGGTGGCGCCGCGGGTGCCCACGCCGCTGAGCCGAACACCGACGGCCGTGAGCGTGGTGGAGCAGGAAGACATCCAGGAGGGGCGCCCCACGCTGGGCCTGTCCGAGGCACTGGTGGGAGTACCGGGGCTGCTGACGCAGAGCCGGAACAACTACTCACAGGACCTGAGGCTCTCGATTCGAGGCTTCGGGGCACGCTCGGCGTTCGGCATCCGGGGGGTGACGGTGCTGGTGGACGGCTTCCCGGAGACGATGCCGGACGGGCAGACGAACGTGGACAGCCTGGACATGGCATCCACGGCGCGCATCGAGGTGCTGAGGGGGCTGGCCTCGTCGCTGTACGGGAACGCGGCGGGGGGAGTGGTGAGCATCACCACGGAGGAGGGCCCGGACCGGCCCTTCGTGGAGGCGCGGACGCTGCACGGGGACGCGGGCCTGTGGAAGCTGCACGCAAAGGGCGGAGGAAAGAGCGGGGACGTGCGCTGGCTGGTGAGCGCGTCGAGGCTGGAGCAGGGAGGGTGGCGGCGGCAGTCGGGGACGGAGCAGGCGCTGCTGAACGGGAAGGTGGGCTGGACGCCGGATGAGCGCTCACAGCTGACGGCGGTGCTGTCGCTGGTGGATGCACCCGAAGCAGGGGACGCCGGAGGACTGACGCGGCAGGAGGTGGAAGGAGACCCCCGGCAGGCCTCGCCCACCAACCTGGGCGCCCGCGCGGGCGAGTCGGTGAGGCAGGGGCGGCTGGGGCTGACGTACCACCGACGGCTGGACGAGACACAGGAGTTGAACGCGAGCGGCTTCCTGGCGCTGAGGCGCTTCCAGAACGCACTGCCCTCGGTGGTGGTGGCCTTCGACCGGACGTTCGACGGGGTGTCGGTGCGCTACGGCAACCGGGCGCCGCTGTTCGGGCTGCGCAGCCGCTTCACGGTGGGGGCGGAGCTCCAGTCCCAGTCGGACCGGCGGAAGAACTTCGACAACGTGGACGGCCGGCCCGGGAGCACGTTGCAACTGGACCAGGACGAGGACGTGACGTCCCTGGGTGTCTTCGTGCAGGAGGAGTGGGAGCCGCTCGAACGCCTGACGCTGGTGGCGGGGGCGAGGTACGACGTATCGCGCTACGCGGTGGAGGACTTCCTGAAGGAGGACGGGGACGGGACGGGGACGCGGACGTTCCAGCAGCCCACGGGGCGGCTGGGGCTCATCTGGGCACCGAGGCCGGAGGTGTCGGTGTTCGCGAACGTCTCACAGGCCTTCGAGGCGCCGACGACGACGGAGCTGGCGGTGCAGCCGGGGTCGGGCGGAGGACTGTCGAGGGACTTGAAACCGCAGCACTCGGACGGAGTGGAGCTGGGGACGCGAGGACTGCTGTGGGGCCGGCTGCGCTACGACGTGGCGCTGTTCGCGGTGTTCATCCGCGACGGGCTGGTGCGCTTCGAGGACGAGAACGCGAGGGCGTACTACCGCAACACGGGACGTTCGAGGCACGTGGGGGCGGAGGTGGCGTTGGAGACGAAGGTGACGGAGGAGCTGCGGGTGCGCGCGGCGTACAACGCGTTGCAGGCGACGTTCCGCGACTACACGTCACAGGGGAAGCAGCTGCGAGGCAAGTCCATTCCGGGCATTCCGGCGCACCAGGTGAGCGCGGAGGCGGCGTACCAGCACGCGAGCGGAGCGAGGGCGGCGGTGGAGGTGTTCAGCGCGGGAGGGCTGTACGCGGACGACGCGAACACGGTGCGCGAGCACACGGCCTGGGTGATGAACGTGCGGCTGGGACACCACTTCCAGATGGGCATCTTCGAGGTGAGCCCGTTCCTGGGGCTGCAGAACCTGCTGTCGGCGCGCTACAGTGACAACGTGCGGGTGAACGCGGCCCGGGGGCGCTACTTCGAGCCGGCGCCGCCGCTGACGGTGTACGCGGGAGCGGGCCTGTCGCACCGCTGGTGAGGGTTGCTCAGGCCAAGGGCATCGCGGGCACTCCACAAAGCTCGGCAATCGAGCGAACCAACTTGTCGAATGACTCGGAGCGCTCCCGGAGGAAACCGATATCGATGCGCCGCGTCTCCTGGAGCTGGTGCACGGTCGGGGAATAATCCGGGACGAGCTTCCTCATCGTGCCCTTGGCGCCACGCCCCGACACCGGCACGGCCACTCCCGCCGCCAGCAACTCCGCATCCGGCCGGCTGAGCAGGAGCCACGTCTCGTACTCATGAACAGCCATCAAGGCGACGCCAGCCCCCAGACGGCGCATGACACGTGTGGCATCCGGTCCCCATACCGCGGCGCAATCCTCGTCCTCGTCACACAGCAACAGCACGGCATTCCCAGGACGAGGCCGCCGCTGCGCCAGCACCATGGCCTTGACTACCTCGTCCTCGCGGCACGGCCGCCGAGGCCTCGGATGGCGAGCATCCACGAGCGCGGAACGCTTCCGGCGAATGGGCTCGGGATCCACCACCCAGCCCTGGACTCCGAGGTAGGCCATCACCCGGGCACACAGGTTCGGGATGGCAGCGACCTCCCCCTCTCCTTCCACGACACAGACGAGTCGCTTCACGCCAGATCGCGCGGATCCAGCGATTCTGGCTCCTCGCCCTCGATCCGGAGCGGCTCGCTACGCGCGAGCTCCGACAGGCTCAAGAGTCCCTCTCGGACGACCTCCCGCTGGGCCGTGGAGAGAGGCCCGATTCGCGTGGTCCCGTTCCGGTAGCCGCACACGAGGATCTCCTCGTCCTGGGCCGCGTCCAGCAGCTCTGGGCTGTGGGTCGTCACCAGGACGGAGCCCCGCTGCGAGGCGAGCTTCAGCACCTCGAAGAGCAACGCCGCGGCCCCGGGATGGATGGCGACCTCGGGTTCCTCGACGATGAGCAAGCGGGCAAGGGAATAGGGCTCTTCCCTGGAGGGGAGGGTCCGGGCCGCGACAATGATGCCCAGGGCCCGCAGAGCCCCTTCCGACATGTTGGCCGCCGCGAAACGCGCCACTCCCGAAGGCTGTCGCTGACTGAATCGCAGGAGCAGGAACCCGCCCGCCTCCTCGACGGAGATGTCCTCCAGACCGGGGATGAGCCGTCGCATGGACATGACGACGAAATCGAACGCCCTCTTGTCCTGGCTGTGGAGACGTTCCAGCACGCTGGCGATGTTGCTCCCGTTCTCCAAGAGCATCCCCGCTTCGCCGCGAGGCTGGGGCGCGATCATCTCGTCCAGGTCCAGACGCAGCCGCTGCACGTCGATGAACTCCCTGGGAATCAACTGCCGGATGTAGAGCATGATGCTCGTCGTGGGCGGCAGGTGTGGAAACCTGAAAGGGGGCTCACCCATCACGAGCTCCCCCTGACGCGTGAAGTGGAAGAACCGCGTCCCCGCCTTGACGAGCTCGAAGGTCTCGTCCAAGAACCTCCACCTGCCGCCATCCGCTGCGGCCATCGAGAAGAATTGCTCGGAATAGCTCGAAGCAAGCTCCTCCTTGCTTTCGCTGATGCGCATCCTCACCTGGAGCGTGTCGTCTTCCCCGACGCCCCAACGCCGGATGGACGCCAATCCACCCCGCCGCTGGATGGCGGATGCGGCATCGAAGCCCAGCTCACTGGCGAGCACGAGCGCGTCGACGAAGTTGGTCTTGCCGCTACCGTTCGGTCCCACCAGGACCGTGAAAGGCGCCAGCTCCACCTCCGCGCTCTCGATGCTCCGGTAGTTCTTCAGCGCGATCCGCAGCCACATGCGGCGTTCATCCCTTGTCCCACACGCCGAGTCAATCTGTCCGCTTCCTGAGCGTCCACCCTCCTGCACGCCGCGCCTCCATGGCATAACTCTTCCCCATGACCGCCCCCGCCTCGAACCCGCTGCTCTCCGATCGCGACGTGGACTTCCAGCTCTACGAGGTGCTGGACACGGAATCGCTCTGCAAGCTCCCGGCCTTCGCGGACCACTCGCGCGAGACGTTCACGCTCTTCCTGGACAGCACGCGCCGCTTCGCGCGGGACGTGCTCTTCCCCACGTATCGCCTCATGGACGCCGAGCCGCCGGTGTTCCGCGATGGCCGTGTCCACGTCCACCCACTGATGCGCAAGCTGTACCCCCAACTGGTCGAGCTGGGCCTGCTGTCGGCCACGCGGCCCGCCGAGGTGGGAGGCCAGCAGCTGCCGCTCACGGTGTACTCGCTGGCCTCGGCGTACCTGATGGCGGGCAACCTGAGCGCCTACGGCTTCGTCGGCCTCACCACCGGCGCGGCGCACCTCATCGAGGCCTTCGGCAGCCCCTGGCTCAAGGACACGTTCATGTCGCGCATGTACCAGGGCGAGTGGACGGGCACGATGGCCCTCACCGAGCCCCAGGCGGGCAGCAGCCTCGCGGACGTGCGCACCCGGGCCACGCCCGCCGCGGATGGCACGTACCTCATCACCGGCTCGAAGATCTTCATCAGCGGCGGGGACCAGGACTTCACGGAGAACGTGGTGCACCTCACGCTGGCGCGCATCGAGGGCTCGCCGCCGGGAACACGGGGCCTGTCGCTCTTCGCGGTGCCGGCGCGCCGGCCCGAGGGGGGCCGGCTGGTGGACAACGACGTGCGGGTGGCGGGAGCCATCCACAAGATTGGTTGGAAGGGCATCCCCAGCATCGCGCTCAACTACGGCGAGGGCGGGGACTGCCGCGGGTGGATTCTGGGCGAGCCGGGCAGGGGCTTGTCCCAGATGTTCCAGATGATGAACGAGGCACGCATCATGGTGGGCCTCAACGGCGTGGCGACGGCCTCGGTGGCGTACCACGAGGCGCTGGCGTACGCGCGGAACCGTCCCCAGGGGCGCCCCTCCTGGGAGAAGGACGCGACCCGGCCGCAGCACCCCATCATCGAGCACGCGGACGTACGGCGGATGCTGCTGCGGCAGAAGGCCATCGTGGAGGGCGGCCTGTCGCTGCTGGCAACCGCCTCGTGGCAGGCGGACGTGGCGGAGCACGGGAAGACGGAGGAGGAGCGCAAGCGCGCGGGGCTGCTGTTGGATCTGCTCGTGCCGCTGGCCAAGACCTTCCCCGCGGAGAAGGGCTTCGAGGCCAACACGCTCGCGGTGCAGGTGCACGGCGGCTACGGCTACTCGACCGAGTACCTGCCGGAGGCGTGGCTGAGAGATCAGAAGCTCAACAGCATCCACGAGGGCACCACGGGCATCCAGGGTTTGGACCTGCTGGGGCGCAAGGCGATGGCGGCGGGCGGCGCGGCGATGCAGGCGTTCGCCGAGGAGGTGGAGGCCACGGTGGAGCGGGCGCGCCGGGCGGGCGTGGACCCGGCCTGGGGTGATGCGCTGAGCAAGGCCATGCAGCAGGTGGCCGAGCTGACGATGGACCTGGGCGCCGCGGGCATGGCGGGCGAGGTGGAGCGCATGCTGCGCCACAGCGCGCACTACATGGAGCTGTTCTCCATCCTGGCGGTGGCGTGGCGATGGCTGGCGCAGGCGGCGGCGGCTCAAGAGGGCATCGCTCGCGGCGGCGGCGACCGCGGCTTCTACGAGGGCAAGCTGGCCGCGGCACAGTACTGGCTGCACACGGAGCTGCCCCGGGTGTCGACCCTGGTCTCGCTGTGCCGCTCGGGGGAGGACTCGTACACGCGGATGCAGCCCGAGTGGTTCTGACATGTCCGTCTCGTTCCACCTGTGCCAGCCCGGCCGTGGCGCCTCCTGCGGAGCCTGCTGCGGCCTCTACAACTTCCGCGACCACTCGCGCGCCACGCTCACCGAGCGCCTCTCCACGCAGACCGACACCTTCCGCCCGCTCCCCCAGGAGCCCGAGGCCTGGCGCTCCGCCGCTCGCGGCCTGCTGGAGGCCCGCCACGCCACGACGCCTCCCCTCTTCCCCGCCGTGCGCGTCTGCCCCCTGCTGGGCTTCCTCGACGCGGAGCGCACACGCGTGGGCTGCCTCGGCCACCCCAAGGTGACGGGCGGCGCGGACCTGCGCGACTGCGGCGTCTACCGCGCCGACATCTGCGAGACCTTCACCTGCCCCTCCTTCACCTGGCTCTCGGATGCACAGGCCCGGCTCGTCCAGGCAGCATGCGCGGACTGGTACCTGTACGGGCTCGTCATCACCGACGTGGAGCTCGTCCGGGGGTGTCTGCGCCTGCTGGAGTGGGAGCTGGCCGGGCCCGTGGACCCTGACGCCCTCATCGCCAACGGCGACGCGCTCGAGGCCGTGCGCCAGCTCTTCTCCTTGAAGGAGACCGCTCCCGGCCGCGGCTCACACGCCGCCGTGTTCGGCCGGTTTACCCCCGACACCGAGGGTGAGCCCGTTTCGCGCAACCTCGACTACGCCGCGCTCGGTGCTCGCGCCGCACCAGAGGATGAGGTGGTGCTGTGCCTCGGGTATGCGCCCCGGACTTTGGAGGAGCTCACCGCGGCTCGGGAGTTGGTTCGCACGCATGTGCGCGCCGTGGCCCTCGCGCTCACGGTAGGCCCTATACCCTCACCCTAGCCCTCTCCCAGAGGGAGAGGGGATATGCACGGGGGCTCGGTCGGTTGCTCCGTGTGCAGGGGAACCGACGGGCGCCACTTGGTCTCTCCTGGGTCCAGTGTCCATCTGGAGACACATGAGACCCCTCATCCTCTCCGCCGCTCTGTTGGGGCTGCTGCTCGGATCGGGCTGCGCCTCCCTCGCCTCCGCCACCCGCCCCGCTACCCGCGCCATCGGCGAGCTCGTCCTGTCTCCCCAGGACGAGATGCGGCTGGGAAGCCAGCTCGCCGCCCAGGTGAGGCAACAGGAGAAGGTCCTCGACGACCCCCAGGTGCAGAGCTACGTGAACGCCCTTGGACAGCGCCTCGTCTCCCAGGCGCCCAGGCAGGAGCGGCCGTTCGACTTCCACTTCACCGTCATCGACGCGCCCGACAACGTCAACGCCTTCGCCCTGCCCGGTGGCCACATCTTCGTCTACTCGGGCCTCCTTCGCGCGGCCAGCAACGAGGCCGAGCTCGCGGCCGTGCTCGGCCATGAGGTCGCCCACGTCACCTCCGGTCATGCCCGCCAGCAACTCGCCAGCCAGGTGGGACTGGGCACCCTGCAGCAACTCCTGCTCGGCGACAACCCGCACGCCCTCGCCCAGCTCGGCAGCGCCATCGCCGCCCAGGGCTACCTCGCCGCGTACACCCGCGGCATGGAGAGCGAGGCGGACAAACGAGGCCTGCTGTACCTGGATCAATCCGGCTACGACCCGGCCGCGATGGCTCGCTTCTTCGGCAAGCTCGACAAGCTGCAGGGCTCCAGGCCCAACTTCGTGAGCTCCTTCTTCGCCACCCACCCGAACCCCGGCGCACGCGCGCGCGAGGTGAGCTCCCTCATCGAGTCGCGTGGTTACGGTGGTGGGCAGGAAGCCATCGTCAGCAGTGAGTTCCAGAACATCCAGGCCCGGGTCGGTGGGCCGGTGCGCTGAGCCACGCTTGCCGCTCCAACCCCGGCACCCCACCTTCCCCCGGCGGGCGAGCACCGGGAGCGTGGGATGGTCAGATGGGCGATGGGGTTGGGGCTGGTGGGGTGGTGCGTCCTCTGCTCGGCGGGCTGCCGGAAGCCAGCGGGGCCGGAGATGGCGGTGCCCGCCCCGGCCGAATCCCGTCCCAGCCAGAAGACCCTCGACGTCGTCGAGCTGCCAGAGTCCACGCCCCCCACCGCCGTGGCCCGCGAGGCCGCGCCGTCCTCGCTCCCCATCGCCACCACCCAGGTGACGGACGAGGAGCAACCTCCTTCACGGCTGCTGGAGACGGACTCCGAATCCTGGGAGTGGCCGGAGCGTCGAACCGTCCGTGCAACCTCGGAGGATGACGAGGAGCGAGCCTGGTTCCGAGAGGCCGCCGAGGCCGCGCGTGCTGGCAACACGGGCGTCTCCGCCTCAGATCCCGTCGAGGAGGTCATCATCGCCAGCGGCACCGTGGACGGGCGGGTGAAGCGCGTGCGGCCCGGCTCCATCGAGGTGAGCGACAACGAGGGCAACGTCTACGAGCTGCGCATCGACGGCCGCAGCCGGGGCCTGCGCCGGGGCCGCCACATTCCCCTCAAGCGCATCACCGAGGGCACTCCCGTGCGTGCCTCGTTCGACCTCGTGGGCGGCGGAGAGAGCCTCGCGCGCGACATCGAGCTGCGGCGCTGAGGAAAAGACGACGGGCGGTCCCCCCATGAAAAGGACCGCCCGCCATTCACCCATCCTGTACGTCGGGACTACGGAGTGGAGGAGCAAGCGTAGCAGTTGTACGTGTCGCCCGGCTCGTCGTAGTGGGTATCGACGTGTGTGTGACCCACCACCGATTCGCCCTCTCAACATTCGAGAGTGCACGGCATGCTCGAGCCGTGTAGACCGCACTCGAGAGGCTCCGATGGTTTCCAGGATTTTTTCCGCTTCAACGGCTGCAAATGTTGGCTCGAGAGCATTCGTCTCGCGATTCTTCCACCGGGCTCCGGGCGTGCTGGCGCTGGGACTGCTCGCGCTCCTGGCCGCGTGCGCCCGCAACGTGCGTCCCGCGGAGCCCCCGCTCCCACCGCGCGTCACCGTGGAGCAGGCGGCGAAGCTCATTCCCCCGGACGAGAAGGATCGGGAGGGCTGGGCGGAGGACGTGATGGCCGCGCTGGAGGCGCACCGGATGTACCCCTCGGCGGAGGCGGTGTGCTCGGTGCTGGCCGTCATCGAGCAGGAGTCCGGCTTCGAGTCCAACCCGCCCGTGGCGGGACTGGCGCGCATCGTCCAGCAGAAACTGGACGCCTACGCGGACAAGCTGGGTCCCCTGGGGCCGCCCGCGGTGAAGGCACTGCTCGAGGGCAAGGCCCCGGGCCAGAGACAGACGTTCGAGCAGCGTCTCAAGCAGGTGAGGACGGAGCGGGACCTGGACCGCATCTTCCGTGAGATGCTGGAGTACTACGAGACGGAGTACCCGAAGTCGTACGCTGCGGCGCAGCTGGCGAGCACGCTCTTCAAGTCCACGCGGTTGGAGGACCTCAACCCCATCACCACCGCCGGCTCCATGCAGGTGAGCGTGAAGTTCTCGGCGGACCTGGCCGGCGGGGACGAGCAGGCGATGCAGCGGGTGCGTGAGGAGCTCTACACGCGCGGCGGCGGCGTCTACTACGGCACGGCGCGGCTGCTCGGCTACGAGGCCCACTACGACGACCCCATCTACCGCTTCGCGGACTACAACGCGGGCTTCTACGCCTCGCGCAACGCGGCGGTGCAGGCGCAGGTGAGCCGCCTCACTGGCATCAACCTGGTCCCGGATGGAGACCTGCTCGCCTATGACAAGCAGGGCGAGCCCCTGGACCAGGACAGCAACTCGCTCAAGGCGCTGCTCGCCTTCCGGGAGAGATACGCCTCGGATGACCTGAGCGAGCGCCGCGTGCGCAAGGACGCGCTGCTGGAGAAGGAGCTCGCCTTCGAGGAGACGGACACCTGGAACGCCATCAAGCGGGCGTACCAGGAGGTCACGAACGAGACACCAGCCTACGCGCAGCTGCCCACGGTGGTCATCCGCAGCCCGAAGATGAGCTCGGAGCGCTCCACGGCGTGGTTCGCGCAGTCGGTGAACAGGCGCTACCAGAAGTGCATGGCCCGCTACGCGGCACTGCCGAAGTAGCGGACCCCGGACTCAAGAGCCGGTTGCGTCAGCGGCTCAAGGACAACCGGAGCTCACCTCGAGCGCGTCGTACGCCATCCAGCCGTTGCGCTTGGTGCCGGTGGCGGCGATGACGTAGCCGTAGATGAACTTCATCGTCCCCGACTGCTGGCGGTAGCGGCCCGTGCTGTCCTGGACCCAGAGCGGGATGTCGATAGACGGAGCGCCGTTGTCGGTCGGCACGTCCAGGCGCTGGAACTTCGTGCCCGCCGGCCAGTGGTCCACCGCCGGGCCACCCAGACCGAAGCCCGGCACATTGAAGGCGAGGTTGGCCGAGCGCCGGCCATTGGCACGCACCAGGGGCAGGTAGTCGCCCGCGCGCTCGTTGCTCGACGTGGAGTCGTAGACCACCTTCTTCACCTCGAGGTTGGTGTCGTGCCAGTTGCGCACGGCGTAGCAGGCCATCTTGGACAGGCCCGCGCCCAGTGCCGAGACGTGGCCAACCTTCTGCTCGAAGGACGTCCGCCCCAGGATGGCCGACATCGGCAGCCACCCGGCGCTCGAGTTGGAGGTCGACACCGCGAACGCATGGAGCTCGCCGGCGAAGGTGCGCGTCTGACCGTAGTTGAAGGCGGCGCTCGTCCGGGTGTTGGTGCCCACCACGGTGCCGTTGCCGTCACGGATGGGAACGCCCGTCACCAGGCCCCAGTTGTCGTCGGCGGGATCATTGGTGGGGACGCGATTGCCGCCGGACTCCTGCAGCTTGCAGTTGTACGGGCTCTCGAGACAGTACGTCCCGTTCACGCCCGAATAGGCGGCCTGCTCCCGAGTCGAGAGCGCCTCACCCGCCCCCGTGCCCTCATCGGCGGGCAGCTCGCCGCCACACGCGGAGGACACCAGCGCCACAGTACAAATCGTGAATAGCTCGTTTCGCATGACATCATGGAAGACCGTGCTCCTCATGGATGTCAAACGACTCCCAGTGCGCCCCCGTCATCTGACGGGGGCGGGTCTGGGAGGCGGGCGCTGGAGGGGTGTCTACTTCTTCACAGCGGCCCGGGGAGCGAAGTGCGGGTCGGTGATGCTCATCTCGGTGACGGTGCCGTACTTGCGGGCCACGTCACGGATGTCCGCGGCCTTGCCGATGAGCACCACGGTGAGGTCGTCCCCGGAGGGCACCACGCGCTGGATGGCGGCCTGGATGCGGGCCTTGTCCGAGCTGGCCACCTGGGCGGCGAAGTCGTCCACGTCGCTCGCGTCGAGCCCGTAGAAGGCGAGCTCGGACAGCTTGCTGGCGATCTGCAGGCTCGTCTCCAGGGTGGGCGGGAACTGCCCCATCATGTACTCCCTGGCGGAGGCGAGCATCGCGTCATCCATGCCCTTCTGGCGGTAGCTCGCGAGCACCTCCAGCGCCAGGTCCAACGCCTTCCCGGTGGACTCCGTCTTCGTATACGAGGAGACGGCGAACGCGCCCGGCTGCGTGTCGCGCATCACCAGCGAACCGGCGCCGTAGGAGAGGCCGGACTTGATGCGCAGCGCCGTGTTGAGCAGCGAGGTGA is drawn from Archangium lipolyticum and contains these coding sequences:
- a CDS encoding PAS domain-containing protein encodes the protein MHTLLSKTLSHPDGESTFRQLAEAIPQLVWTARPDGFHDYFNQRWYDYTGSNFDVTQGDGWRLPFHPEDVPEAQTRWQHSLRTGDTYEVEYRCRRHDGVYRWFLGRAQPVRDADGRIVKWFGTCTDIDEQKRVTDSLRFLTQADALLASSLDYETTLAALTRLAVPQLADWCSIDIQGEDGVVRLLAVAHVDPSKVKWAHELRKRYPPDPKDPHGLHEVIRTGRSSVLPDISDSLLVASCRDKEHLRIARELGLRSALTVPLTARGRTFGALALVTAESGRRFTPTDVVFAEQLASRAALAVDNARLYGNALRAEERFRSLVSASAQAVWVRRPDGLVEEDSPSWRAFTGQSYEDYRGHGWLSAIHPEDQERVRRGWEAARALKQPYEVEMRVRLPDGRYAVTLCRAVPLFNADGTPREWIGTTTDITAQRHAEESSRRLESEQRARQLESLRIKVSEVLSREEAPSRLLQDCAGAMVRSLPALALVQVWGWSREFRALVLEGTAGLTVPSSIQPTRLELGEGFAGTVGQTRQPLLVNDVLQHPGARAREWMRAQGLVSFVGTPLLVSGQLVGVLSVFGRSPLEEEALATLATVADAVAQGLERRRAELALQEHARELARSNEELQQFAYVASHDLQEPLRMVASYTQLLARRYQGKLDSDADEFIAYAVDGVNRMQRLIQDLLAYSRVGTRGHEFKPIDSGRALEKSLANLKALVDESEATLVQGKLPMVMADETQLIQLFQNLVGNALKFRGKTPPRVLVEAEREGNEWRFTVEDNGIGIEPQYYERIFVIFQRLHGKEEYPGTGIGLAICKKIVERHGGRIGLDSQPGQGTTFWFTLPAIPTPSPQGATS
- a CDS encoding DUF427 domain-containing protein → MARAMWNGAVLAESDTYELVEGNVYFPRESVKREVLKDSGTHTTCPWKGVASYYDVVVDGKSNKDAAWYYPEPKEAADSIRGHIAFWKGVQVER
- a CDS encoding TonB-dependent receptor family protein — translated: MSWFLPCALLSATLSQTPTPEEPSPGPLPEATAPRETTVVAPRVPTPLSRTPTAVSVVEQEDIQEGRPTLGLSEALVGVPGLLTQSRNNYSQDLRLSIRGFGARSAFGIRGVTVLVDGFPETMPDGQTNVDSLDMASTARIEVLRGLASSLYGNAAGGVVSITTEEGPDRPFVEARTLHGDAGLWKLHAKGGGKSGDVRWLVSASRLEQGGWRRQSGTEQALLNGKVGWTPDERSQLTAVLSLVDAPEAGDAGGLTRQEVEGDPRQASPTNLGARAGESVRQGRLGLTYHRRLDETQELNASGFLALRRFQNALPSVVVAFDRTFDGVSVRYGNRAPLFGLRSRFTVGAELQSQSDRRKNFDNVDGRPGSTLQLDQDEDVTSLGVFVQEEWEPLERLTLVAGARYDVSRYAVEDFLKEDGDGTGTRTFQQPTGRLGLIWAPRPEVSVFANVSQAFEAPTTTELAVQPGSGGGLSRDLKPQHSDGVELGTRGLLWGRLRYDVALFAVFIRDGLVRFEDENARAYYRNTGRSRHVGAEVALETKVTEELRVRAAYNALQATFRDYTSQGKQLRGKSIPGIPAHQVSAEAAYQHASGARAAVEVFSAGGLYADDANTVREHTAWVMNVRLGHHFQMGIFEVSPFLGLQNLLSARYSDNVRVNAARGRYFEPAPPLTVYAGAGLSHRW
- a CDS encoding DUF4276 family protein — its product is MKRLVCVVEGEGEVAAIPNLCARVMAYLGVQGWVVDPEPIRRKRSALVDARHPRPRRPCREDEVVKAMVLAQRRPRPGNAVLLLCDEDEDCAAVWGPDATRVMRRLGAGVALMAVHEYETWLLLSRPDAELLAAGVAVPVSGRGAKGTMRKLVPDYSPTVHQLQETRRIDIGFLRERSESFDKLVRSIAELCGVPAMPLA